The following nucleotide sequence is from Halobacillus mangrovi.
GTTTCCTCTGCTTCCGTTTCTGTCCCCTATAAAACAGAAACATTAACAGCTGATGGAGAGCAAATCGAAACACAAACCGCTTATGCTCCCATTGGTCTATTTGCAAAAGGAGCAGATATCGTCAATCCGGAAGACATCTATGTCGATGATCAAAACCAGATCTATATCGCAGATTCCGGGACCAAAACCGTAACCAAATTTGACGATGAAGGAAACCCACTGCAGGTCTATGGCAAAGACCAATTGCAGCAGCCGTTAGGCGTTTATACCGATCAACAGGACAACGTGTATGTGGCGGATTATGGGAGCCAAAAAGTATTGAAATTCAAGGAAGATGGAGAACTAATTCAGGAGTACACCAGGCCGGAATCTCCGTTATTCGGAAAAAATGCCCCCTTCAAACCGGAAAAGGTTTCGGTGGATAAGCGGGGAAACATCTACATAATCGGAGAAAGTGCGAACAACGGGATCATCCAACTGAGTCAGGATGGAACCTTTCTCGGTTATTATGGCGCGAATACGTTACGACCCTCTGTCAAAACGTTTATTCAAGAGATGATCACAACCCAGCGTCAGGAAGCCAGCCTGTTCATGAAAGAACCTCCAGCACCGACGAATATATCGATCGATGATCAAGGGTTAGTCTACACCGTCACTTCAGGTACGACCTGGGAATCGATTCGTAAATTGAACATCGCAGGAGGAAATATTCTGCCTTCCGAAATGACAGAAAAGACGAATCTCGTGGATGTGGCGGTCGGATCGATCGGAAATATTTACACAGTAGGAAATGATGGGGTCATTTCTGAATATGACAGCGCCGGGAATGTGCTTTTTTCCTTTGGCGGAAAAACAAGTGAAACGAACCGGCTGGGATTGACCATGCAGCCGTCCGGCATCGAAGTCGATGATTTAGGCAGGCTTTACGTGACAGACCGGGAGCAAGGGACAATCCAAGTCTATGAACCTACGGAATTTACGACAACTCTTCACCAGGGATTGGCGCTCTTTGAAGAAGGGTTCTATGTAGAAAGTGAACAATACTGGAACGAGATTCTGCGTTTGAATTCCTCATTCGGGCTCGCACACACAGCTAAAGGAGAAGCCCTTTATAAACAACAGCAATACGACGACGCATTGGAAGAATTTCGTTTAGCCAACGATAAAGAAGGCTACTCGAATGCGTTCTGGGAACTACGCTACCGCTGGATGGAGGAGAATTTAGCAGGAGCCTTCATGCTTCTCTTTGCTGTATTTGTGACAAGGGTGACGGTCAAGGTTACAGATAAGAGAAAAAATATTCTACAGCCTGCACGGGATATGGGCAGGAAAATGAAGCGAAAAAGTCTAGTAAACCAGCTGGCCTTTTTGCCACGTTTCATTAAGCATCCGATCGATAGTGTCTATTATTTGAAAAACGGCGAACGCGTATCGATATTGTCTGCGACGATTCTCTACCTTTTCTTAGTCGTAGAGTACCTGTTGACGATTTACTGGACAGGGTTCCTTTTCACCAACAGGGTGCTTGAGAATGTGAATGTCTTTTTTGAAGTAGGAACGGTCTTACTTCCGCTTCTCTTGTTCGTCGGCGTTAACTATTTAGTCAGTACGATCACTGACGGGGCAGGAAGATTCAGGGATGTCTATATCGGAACGATCTATTCACTTGCTCCAACGATCTTATTCCTGCTGCCGATTACGCTCGTTTC
It contains:
- a CDS encoding SMP-30/gluconolactonase/LRE family protein, which translates into the protein MRGFFIALLSLWLLILFPTVSSASVSVPYKTETLTADGEQIETQTAYAPIGLFAKGADIVNPEDIYVDDQNQIYIADSGTKTVTKFDDEGNPLQVYGKDQLQQPLGVYTDQQDNVYVADYGSQKVLKFKEDGELIQEYTRPESPLFGKNAPFKPEKVSVDKRGNIYIIGESANNGIIQLSQDGTFLGYYGANTLRPSVKTFIQEMITTQRQEASLFMKEPPAPTNISIDDQGLVYTVTSGTTWESIRKLNIAGGNILPSEMTEKTNLVDVAVGSIGNIYTVGNDGVISEYDSAGNVLFSFGGKTSETNRLGLTMQPSGIEVDDLGRLYVTDREQGTIQVYEPTEFTTTLHQGLALFEEGFYVESEQYWNEILRLNSSFGLAHTAKGEALYKQQQYDDALEEFRLANDKEGYSNAFWELRYRWMEENLAGAFMLLFAVFVTRVTVKVTDKRKNILQPARDMGRKMKRKSLVNQLAFLPRFIKHPIDSVYYLKNGERVSILSATILYLFLVVEYLLTIYWTGFLFTNRVLENVNVFFEVGTVLLPLLLFVGVNYLVSTITDGAGRFRDVYIGTIYSLAPTILFLLPITLVSNVLTYNEAFVYNFSMQIMVVWSVVLLFTTMKEIHDYSFWGTVRNFLVTIFGMFLTVLIFFVLYVLFDQVIDFVISIIEEVILRV